AGGGTGCTATAGGATGGTTTCGCACGGAGAGCATAAGGAGAGACACATGAAAACAACGAAACGGCTTTCGCAATGCCTCGGGGGGCGTGCGTTACCGGAAAGCAGCGTTCTTTGGTCTTCTCGACACGGGCTTTTCTGGACACTCGGGGCTTTCGCAACCATGGGATTGATTGGCGCGGCCTTGGTTTCGAGTTACTGGAACAAGGGCCAGCTTGTGCGTGCGACGATGGCGGGAACGAATCGCATCGTTCTTACAGCCAATGCCGCACCCCCTGCCCTCTGGTCCAACGCCTGGCTCGGTCGCCGGCCGTATCGCGCCGTGGCGTTTCATGGTCTTCGAAGGGTCGCGACCGGGTTCAGCCTCATGACCTTGCAGAAGCCGAGAACGCTCACCCAGGATCTGCTGCATGTGGCGCCTGATATTTCCGTTCATTTAACCAAGCTCAAGGATGAGTTGTCGGCCGAAGCCACCCGGGTATTCGCGGCGCACGCGTGGCTTTGACGGCCGGTTGACGCGCCATCGGCCGGTTGGTCACAGCCTTTTATCCGGTCGCGATAGCCCCCGTAAACCCGAGAGGGCCGCATCGAGCATGCGTTTGCCCGGATGAGGCCGGTTTGGATACCTCGAAAACCAGGATGGGACGCGCGTGGCGGACGGATATAATGCGCCAATGCAAACGGAGCAATGGCAGCAGAGCAAAATGTCCTGGCAGGCTCTCGGTGGGCGGCTTCTCGCCGCTGCCGCCAAGCCGCGCACGGCAAAGGTCGTCAATGGCGTTGCAATCGTCGGTCTTGCGGCGGTCCTGGCGCACTGGACCTGGGGGGCGCTTTCGTCGCCGGTGCGGGCCGCATCGGCCCCCGTCACAAGGGCGCAGTCCGCGCCACCACCACTGCGGGTGTTGCTGAAAAGCCATTTATTCGGCCAGTCGCCGGCAACGAGCCTGGCGGCGATCCCGGTCAGCCATCTGGCGCTGACCCTTTCGGGACTGGTGGCGGGCCATCCGGGCGTGGCGCTGATCGCCGGGCCAAGTGGCAAGGTGCATCCGTACCTCGTCGGGACAAGCGTGTCTCCGGGCGTGGTTCTGGCGGCGGTCACCGCAGACCGGGCCATTCTGCGGCAGAACGGTCGACTCGAGAGCCTTTTGCTGTATTCCCGCAAGCCCGAGGTGCCGCCGGCATCGGCAACCCCCTCCACGCCGGCGGCGCCCACCCCGGCGGCAGCGCGGCCTCATCCCTCAGGGTCGGCGCCCGCCGTTACGGTCCCCGTGAAGCCATCCGTAGTGGCGGCGTTTGCGAGTGTGTCGAATGCGACCTTGAAGTCGTGGCTTGTGCCCGGGCCGGAGGGCGGCGTGCTGGTCAAGGGCGCTCCTGCGCAGACCTTTGCGAGTCTCGGTCTGCGTCAGGGGGATGTCATAGAGGAGGTGAATGGGCAGCCCGTGAATTCTCTGGGCGCGGCGGTCAGCGCGTATATCGCTGGCGCCAAAAGTGGTGATGTCACAGTGGATGTGGCGCGCGACGGACACATGAAGGTCTTTCAGTACACGATGCAAGCCCCATGAGTCTGTTTGTGTGGTGGATACCCTTTCTAAGGACGGAGTACCGATGGGTAAGTGGGTATGTAGCCGGCCGTGTGCTAGCCGGTCATGGGTGGGGATCGTTCTAACGCTGTTACTGGCGTCCTTGCAATCGCCGGCCCAGGCCGCGAATGAACACGCGGGTCCGAGCCCGGAGCATCCCGTGGTGGGGGCGCGTACCACGCTTGCGACCACGCCCCCATCACATCCCGTGCTGAGTCCCGGTACGGCGCCGGCCATGGCGCGGAGCGGATCGACGGTGGTCAGCACGTCTCGCAGGATTCCGCCGGGCGAGATGCTGTTCAACTTTAATAACGCCAACATTCGCGCCGTGATCCGCACGGTCGCCGAGCTTACCGGCAAAAATTTCCTGGTCGATCCGCGGGTGCAGGGGAAGGTGACGATCATATCCACCACGCCCGTATCCGTGAAGGCCGCCTACCAGATCTTTGTGAGCGCCTTGAAGGCGCAAGGGTTTACGGCGGTCGCGGGCCCGGGCGGCGTGGTCAAGGTGCTGCCTCAAGCGAACGCCCGCCAGGCGGCACCGGTCAGCGGTTACTGGCCGCACGGGGGAGATCAATTGGTGACCCAGATCATACCGATCGAAGAGGGTCAGGCGGCGCAGGTCATGCCTCTGCTGCGGCCCTTGATGTCGAGTGCGGGAATCCTGTCTGTCTATGCGCCGACCAACACCCTGATCGTTACCGACGATGCCGATAATATCCGCAGGCTTTTGCGCATCGTCTATGGGATAGAGGCCGAGATGCGCGCACCTATCGCCATAGTCCCGGTGCGTTATGCGTCCGCGGTGGACATTGCCAATCTCCTGGTGCGCCTAGGCGAGGCCCAATTACCCAACGCCGCGGGCATGCCAAGCGGCAACTACAGCCCCGTCTACATCGTCCCGGATACGCGCACCAACAGCCTGCTCGTGCGTACCGCGAGCGCGAAGAAGCTCAGATTCATCGAGGCGCTCGTGCGTAGGCTTGATGCGCGCGGGGCGAGCGGGGGGACCACGCATGTGGTGTATCTCAGAAACGCCCGGGCCACCAAGATCGCAAAGATCCTGCGTGGTCTTTTGCAGGGGGAGGCGAAGGGTGCCGGCAAGCGCCCGAGCGGGCCGGTGATGCCGGTGTCCATGCCGGGTGGGCCACCAGGAGCACCCATGGTCCGCAACCGTGTCTCGGCGCGCGCCATCAAGGCCTCGCTCGTCCAGGCTGATCCGTCGATCAACGCGCTCATCATAAACGCCCCCAATGCCGTGTATGACAGCCTGCGTGGGGTGATAGCAAAGCTCGACATACGGCGGGCCCAGGTATTCGTGAAGGCGCTCATCGCCGAGGTCACGGTCGATAATACCGCCGAACTCGGCGTGCAGTGGGCGGGTGCGGCCCCGGCCGGGAGCGGCGCCGTCGGTGGTGTCACGAACTTCCCATTGACGGGCTCAGGAATCGTTTCGACCGCTGCTAGTCCTTCGAACCTGGCCAATGACGCGGGCCTTGCGCTCGGTTTCATAAGCGGCACGGTCAAGCTTGCCGGCGGACAAACGGTCGTCGGTCTGTCGGCATTTGCGCGTGCCCTGCAATCGGTCTCGGGTGTGAATGTGCTTTCGACCCCAGACCTTTTGACGCTCGACAATACCGAGGCGAAGATCATGGTCGGCCAGAATGTGCCGTTCATAACCGGAAGCTACTCCACGGCGGGAACCGTAGGTACAGTGGGCGTCAATCCATTTCAGACGGTCGAGCGCAAGAACGTGGGCCTTACGCTAAAGATCAAGCCGCAAATCACGGCTGGCAACAACATCAAGATGCAGATCTATGAAAACGTGTCGAGCATAGCGCCGAGCCTTTCCGGCGCAATCGACCTCATCACGAATAAAAGGGAACTGAAGACCACGGTGATCGTGGCCAATGGCAAGACCATAGTTCTAGGCGGCCTCATCAGTGACGAAGTCGAGAACAACTGGCAGGGCGTGCCATTATTGGACGACATACCGTGGATAGGAAACTTGTTCAGGTACCGCCAGCGCGTGAAGAAAAAGACCAACCTCATGGTTTTCCTGAAGCCTGTCATCGTGCGCAACAGCGAGCAGAGCGAAGGGTTTACGGCCTCGCGCTACGCCATGATGCAGGCCGAGGAGGACGCGGTGCGGTTTTCACGGTCGGTGATATTGCCGAATTACCATCAGCCCCACCTGGCGCCCCTGAAGGAGCATCGCGCCGGGACCGGAATGCATCCCACGCACAAAAAGGCAACGCCCGCAGGTGCCGCCCATGGTTGAGATGATCGAGCGCCCGCTGGATAAGGAGTGGGTCGGCAAGTTGCCCTACCACTTCGCCAAGCGCTATGGCGTGATGAGCGTGGGGCTTGTCGGCGAGGAAGTCGAGGTCTGGCAGCGCGCGCAGGTGCCGGGGGCGGTGCTGGCGGAACTCGAGCGCGTGCTCAGACGGCCGCTTAAGCTGAACACCGTGGGCGAAGAGGTGTTTCTGGCGGCCCTCAATACGGGCTATGCGCGCGACATGTCACAGGCCCAGCAGATCATGGGTGATCTCGACGACAAGCTCGATCTCGCCGAACTCGCGCAGCATCTGCCAAAGACCCAGGACCTTCTGGAGAGCGAGGGCGATGCCCCCGTGGTGCGCCTCATCAACGCGCTGCTCACGCAGGCGGTGCGCGAACAGGCCTCGGATATCCATGTCGAGGCGTTCGAGACCCGGTCTTTGGTGCGCTTTCGGGTGGATGGGGTGCTGCGCGACGTCATCGAACCCCAGAAGGCCGCGCATGGGGTGTTGGTTTCGCGTATCAAGATCATGTCGCGGCTCGATATCGCCGAGAAGCGCCTGCCCCAGGATGGCCGCATCACCCTGCGCCTGGCCGGCCGGCCGATCGACGTGCGTGTCTCCACCGTTCCGACCGCGCATGGCGAGCGCGTGGTCATGCGGCTTTTGGATAAGCAGGCGGGCCGTCTGAACCTGGGGGCCCTGGGGATGCCGGACGACACACTCGCAATCTTGCGCGGGCTCATCAATGAGCCGCATGGAATCTTTCTCGTGACCGGTCCGACTGGTTCGGGCAAGACCACCACACTCTATTCGGCACTGGGCGAGCTCAATACGCGCACATCGAACATCATGACCGTCGAAGATCCAGTCGAATACGAACTCGATGGCGTGGGCCAGATCCAGGTGAACCCCAAGATCGACCTGACCTTTGCCCGGGCGCTGCGCTCGATTCTGAGACAAGACCCGGACATCGTCATGATCGGCGAGATCCGCGACCTTGAGACCGCCCAGATCGCCGTGCAGGCGAGCCTTACCGGTCACCTGGTGCTTGCGACCTTGCACACCAATGATGCGGTGGGGGCCGTCACGCGCCTGGTGGATATGGGCATAGAGCCGTTTCTCGTGGCATCGACCCTCCTCGGGGTCCTGGCGCAGCGCCTCGTGCGCACCTTGTGCGGGACCTGTCATGGGCAGGCGCAGGGCGCGGCCAAGACCTGCCCGGCATGCGGCTCGACCGGATTTCAGGGGCGCACCGGGCTCTACGAGCTGCTCACCGTCGATGACTCCTTGAAGGCCCTGATTCATGACCGGGCGGCCGAGGCGCGGCTGCGCGAGGTGGCGCTTTCGCGCGGCCTGCGGACGCTCCATCAGGACGGCCTGCGGGTCGTGGCCGAGGGACGCACCACCACCGAAGAGGTTATGCGGGTCTCCCGTGACTGATTATGGCGGCATTCGAGTATGAGGCACTAGACAGCGAGGGACGCGCTGTCAAAGGGGTCATGGAGGGCGATGCCGAGCGGCGTGTCCGCGGCCTTCTGCGCGAAAAGGGTTTCATACCCGTCAAGATCGCGCCGATCGGCAAGGAACGCAGCGAACGGCGGGCGTTCCGCTGGCAGGGCGGTCTCAAGGCCGCGGAGCTTGCGCTCATCACGCGCCAGTTCGCGACCTTGGTGCGTGCCGGCCTGCCGATCGAGGAGAGCCTGCACGCCCTGACCGAACAAAGCGAGTCGGCGCGCGCCCGCAAGATCCTCGCGGCGGTACGCACCAAGGTGCGCGAGGGGCAGCCCCTGGCGCAGGCCCTGGGTGATTTCCCGGGGTCTTTTCCACCACTCTACCGGCACCTCGTGGAGGCCGGCGAACAGTCCGGAAAACTCCCGGTTATCCTGGAGAGGTTGGCCGATTACACTGAGCAGCGCCAGGCATTGACGCAGAAGGTATGGGTGGCGTTTCTCTATCCGGCACTGGTCAGCATCGTCGCCGTGGCCATCGTCGGCGGCCTGCTCGTGTATGTCGTGCCGCAGATCGCCCAGGTCTTCGTCGATAGCGGCGCGCCGCTTCCGTGGGCCACGCGGACCTTGATCGCCATCAGCCATATCGCCAAGGAGGGGGGCGTGTTGTGGCCGGCCGGCGGGCTTGCCGTCCTGCTCGTGGGCCGATGGTTGCTGCGTAAGCGGGAGCGGCGCGTCGCCTGGCAGAGGTTTTTGCTGCGCGTGCCACTGCTGGGGCGGCTCATCCGCAGCCTGAATGCGGCGCGGCTGGCGAGCACGCTCGGGATCCTGACGAGCTCCGGGATTCCGCTTTTGGCGGCGCTCGACACGGCCTTGCACGTCGTGACCAATCTGCCGATGCAGATGGCGGTCGAGGAGGCCAAGCGCCAGGTGCGCGAGGGCGGGTCGCTCGGTCGCTCGCTCGGGCGGGCCAAGCTCTTCCCGCCGCTTGTGATCCATCTGGTGAGCAGCGGCGAGGCGAGCGGGTCCCTGGATACCATGCTGGCGCGCGCCGCCGAGGCCCAGACGCGGGAACTGGAGGGCTTTGTGACGGCGCTCACGAGTCTCATCGAGCCGGTATTGATCCTGGTCATGGGGGGAATGGTGCTGTTCATCGTGCTCGCCATCCTTCTGCCGATATTCGACATGAACCAACTTATCAAGTGAACCTTATGCCCAAGAGTCAGCGGTCGCGCGGTTTTACCCTCATCGAGGTCATGGTCGTCATGGTGATCATAGGGATCCTGGCGGCGGTGATCGTGCCGAAGATCATGAACCGGCCCAATCAGGCGCGTATCGTGGCGGCCAAGAACGACATCCGTTCGATCGTGAGCGCCCTGAAACTCTATCGTCTCGACAATGGCCAATACCCGACCCAGCAGCAAGGTCTGAAGGCTTTGGTGCAGAAGCCGACCTCGGGCCCGGCGGCCCCCGACTGGCGTACCGGCGGCTATCTCCCGCGCCTGCCCGTCGACCCCTGGGGACGGCCATACCAGTATCTGAATCCCGGTATTCATGGGCGTGTGGATGTTTTCAGCTACGGGCCGCACGGCAAGGGTCATGGTATGAAGGATGTCATCGGGTCATGGCAGCTCTAGGGGGTCGGCGTGGGTTCACGCTGTTCGAGGTCCTCGTCATTCTGGCCTTGATCGGCATCATGCTGGGAGTGGTCGCGCCGCGCCTTGGTCGCGATGTCGGGGTGTCCGCGCGCCGCGAGGGTCTGCGTCTTGTGGCGCTCCTCCAGGCGGCGCGCACCCAGGCGATCGTGACCGGACGGCCGTATCGGGTGGACTTCACGACCCACGGCTATGATTTTCAGAGGCTCAACGACCACGGGCATTTCATGGCGGTCAAGGGCGCGCTGTTCCGGGCGCGGCGCCTGCCGTCGGGCGCAGTGATCAAGGGTCTCGGGAAGCGGCGCGCCGTGTTGTTCACGCCAAGCGGTCTTGGGCGCACGTTTCATTGCGAGATCGTGACGCGCCACGGACGTTTTCTTGTGTCGGGCAATGATGATGGACATGTCAAAGGCCTGGCGCGCAGCTAGGTGCGAGGGCTTCACGCTGATCGAGGTGCTGGTCGCGCTTTTCATCCTGGCGATCGCGCTGGCTGCGGTCATGCGCAATCTGACCGGCGCGATCACGACCACAGGCGCGTTGCGGGACCGGACCTTGGCGCTGTGGGTGGCCGAGAACCGGTTGACGCGCGTGGAGGCCATCGTTCATTGGCCGCCGCTCGGGCGGCGCCATACAAAGGCCCGTGAGGACGGCCGGCGGTTTCGGGTGGTGACGAAGGTCGTGACGACCCCGTTGCCGGAGATCCGGCGGGTGCGGATCACGGTCCGCCGTGTGCGGCGGCCGCAGGTCTTGATGCGGCTTGTCGGCTTCGTGCGCAAGCCATGACCTGCAACCGCGGATTCACCTTGCTCGAGATGTTGGTGGCGATCGCGATCTTCGCCATCGTCGGCGCGATCGCCTATACCGGCCTTGACCGTGCGATGGCCATCCGCGCGCAGTTAAAGAGCGTACGCGTGCGCTGGCAGGCGCGCGGGCTCGCCTACTACCGGCTGGCCAATGATCTCGCCCAGGCGCGCGGGCGGCCGGTGCGCGACGGCGCGGGTACATTGGTGCCGGCATTCATGGTGCGCCGGATGGGCCGCGGGGTGCGGCTCAACTTCACGACCGGCGGCACGCCACCGTTCGGCTCGGGTCCGGCAAGTGATCTGCGGCGCGTCGATTACACGGTCATGCATGGGCAGCTGATATGGCGGCGTTGGGCGGTCCTGGATCGCGCGCCTGGCGAGCGCCGGGCCAAGGAGGTCTTGATGCGCGGTGTGCGGAGTTTTCACGTGCGGCTGCTGGCATCCAACGGCCTATATGTGCGGAGCTGGCCGCTCGCCGGGCAGCCGGCCGCGGATCCGACGGCGGTGAAGGTGGTCCTTACCTTGAAGGGCGGGCGGCACATTCGCTGGCTGTTTGCGGTCGGCCGATGAAAAGCGAACGGGGCCTTGCGCTCATCGTGGCGCTGTTGGTGGTGGCGTTGACGGCCACCATCGCCGCCGCCCTCATGCGCGGCGAGTCGGTGTGGTTCAAGGAAAGCGCCAACGTTCGTGCGTTGTCGCAGGCGCACGCGGCCATGGACGGGGCGTTTCGGCTCGCCGCCGTGGAGGTCACCGATGAGGGGCGTCATGATCAGATCGATGATCTGACCGAGCGATGGGCCCAGCCGCTGCCGCGATTCCCGGTGGCCGGGGGGACGGTGCACGCGCTGCTCCTGGACCCGGAGGGACGCTTCAATCTGAATGATCTCGTGGTGGCGGGCAAGGAGGTGCCGACCGCGCTCGCGGTGTTTACGCGGCTCTTGCAACTCGTCGGCCTGAACCCGGAGCTGGCGCAGGCGGTGGTGGCATGGGAGATCCCGCCGGGTTCGCCCGGAGGTGGCTTCGACTCCGTGTATCTGGGGCGCCGCACGCCGTACCGGGCCGGCCGGCAGCCCTTGAGCGGGGTGAGCGAGTTACGTCTCGTGAAGGGTTTCAGTGCCAAGATCGTGCACAAGTTGCGGCCCTATATCACGGCCTTGCCGCTTGCGACGCCGATCAATGTGGACACCGCACCGGCCTTGGTGCTGGCGGCCTTGTGCCCGGGCCTCACCATAAAGCAGGCGCAGATCCTGGGCGATGAGGCGCTGCGTACGCCGTTTGCCAGCACGGCCGCATTCCAGCAGGCCCTTCCCCAGGGTGTGCAGCCGGCCTATCAGACGGCCGTGCAGACGAATTATTTTCTGGCGCATGTGACCGCCCGTTTCGGCGGCCTTGTCATGCGCCGACGGGCGCTCTTATACCGCGCGGTGCGCGGCCAGAGGACCGTTATCTTGTGGCAGGAGGCGTTATGGGAGCATCGTCGGATCAGGCATACACACACCTAAGGGGCGTTATGCGCGTCGGCATCAGCGGTCCCGCCGGTTCGGGCTCACGGTTTGGGAAATGGCGCGAACAGGCGCAGACGTGGCTGCGCGCCCCGGGGGCGCAGCCCTGGAACGTGTTTCTGACGCCGACCTTCCCCGAGGATCCGGCTGTCGAGTGGCGTGGTCCGGACGGCGAGACCGGTCGCGGGCCCCTGCGCGAACTCCCGGAGGTGGCCCGTCGGGCCACGATCCGCGTCTGGACCCCGGCCGTCGAGACCCTGCTTACGGTCGCGCAGTGGCCGGGACGCGGGCGCGCGCGCCTGGCGCAGGCCCTGCCCTATCTCCTCGAGGAACAGTTGCTGGCGGATCCCGAGTCTTTGGTGTTTTCCCACCGCGAGACCGACGCCGGGATCTTCGTGGCGGTGACCGCCAAGGAGCGGCTGGCGGCGTGGCGCGCGGCGGCAGACGAGGCCCGGCTCAGCGCGACCTTTTGTCCGGTGACCCTGGCACTCCCGTGGCGCGCGCGCAGCTGGTCGTGTCATTACAGCGACGGGCAATGGGCGGTACGCACCGGACTCTACAGTGGCTTTGGCGCCGCAAGCCCCCTGACGCGGGTTCCCGCAGCCCTTCGTCAGGCCCTCGAGGAGGCGGTAAAGACCGGGGCCGCGCCGGAGGCGATCGTATTGTTCGGGGGTGATGAGCCCTTGCGGGTGTTGATCGCGACGGAACTCGGCATCCCCGTCATCGCCGATCCACGACCGATAGCCGCGGGCGAGACACCGCCCTTTCGCCTGGGGGAGACCGGTGGTGCGGTCGGCGCGAGCGGTCTTGCGGCCATCCGCGCGTTGCGGCCGGCACTCATCGCGCTGCTTTTGGTATTCGTGCTGGGGTTTGCGCGCACGGTGTTCGATTGGGTCGAGTTCTCGCATGAGGAGGCGCGCGTCCATGCCCAGATGACATCGCTTTTTAGCGCCAACTTCCCGAACGCCCCGGTGCTCGATCCGGCGCGGCAGATGCGTCAGGGGGTGGCGCGGCTGGCGGCGCGTGCAGGCGGCGCCGCGCAGGGCTTTCTCGCGGTCCTGACCTCCGCGAGTCCGGCACTCGCGGGGCTTGCGCATGGCGATCTCACGCGCCTTCAGTATCGCCACGGCCAAGTCCGTTGCGCCGTGCGTCTCGCCAATTTCGATGCCCTCACGGCCCTAAAGCAGAATCTCGTGCGCGCCGGTCTTGCGGTGCGGGTGACGCACGTCATGAGCCACCAGGGCGGCGTCCAGGCCCTGGTCACGATCACAAGGAGATCTCCATGAAGGCCGTTACGTCGGCGGTATCCCGTATGCAATCGTTGTGGCTTGCGCGCAGCGAAAAGGAGCGTCGCCTGATGCTCCTCGGCGCTCTGATGGTCGTGCCACTTCTGTTCTACGCCATCGTCTGGCAGCCCTTGGCATCGCGCGTCTCCCACTGGGAGCATGTGCTGCCGCGGCAGCGCGCGGCGCTCGCGGTCATGCGCCGTGAGGCCTCCATGGTGCGCTCGCTGCGCGCGCACGTCGGGCATGCGCCCACCGGCACGGGGCTTTTGAGTCTTATCGAGCAGCAGGCGCAGGGCGCGGCCATCGGTGGCACGCTCGGCGAGTTGTCGCCGCGGGGCGCGCACAAGGCCGAGGCGGTATTTACCAAGGTCCCGTTCAATGCGCTGGTGCGCTTCCTGGCAGACCTGGGCGCACGCGGGGTCGAGGCGTCGCGTGTTGAACTCGCGCCTTCCGGGGTGGGGCTTGTGAGTGGCTCGGTGATCCTGGCCGCGCACTGATGAGGCGCAAGGCTCTCTATGTGCTGTTGGCGCTCGGGGCCTATGCGGTCTTTTTGCTGGTGACCGCCCCGGCGCGCGTGGTCCTGCCGGATCTGATCGGAGGCCTGCCGGCGTTTCTGCGCGTCGCCGACATCCATGGCACGATCTGGGACGGGCGGTTGGCGCTGTTTGTGTCTACGAATACCGGGACCGATCCCCTGAGCCGTGTCCGTTTCCGTTTTACGCCGTTCGCCCTCATCGAGGGTCGCGCGGGCTACGATCTGTATTTTGCCGGTGCGGTGCAGGGACATATGCGCATAGCCTTCGGGCGGAAGGTCCAGACGTTCTCGGACCTTGCCATCACCGCGCCCGCCGGTGCGCTCGCCACGCTGGTCCCGGCCGCGCAAAACTTTGGTCCCGGCGGCGATCTCGCGCTTCACGCCCGTAATCTCGTATGGGGGCCGCATCCCTCCGGCCATGGGACCTTGACCTGGGACCAGGCGGCGCTCGTGAGCGCCCCGGTGAATCCGCTGGGGAGCTATACCGCAGGTTTCGTGCTCGCAAACCAGGCCCTGGCTTACCATATTCGCACCCTGACAGGCCCGCTACGCGTGACCGGGCGCGGCCGCTACCGGCTCGCGTCCGGCGTCCTTTCATTCACCGGGGATGTGCATGGCCGGGGATTGCGTCTCGGGAGCCTTGTGCGGAACATCGGGGTCCCGGATGGCCGTGGCGGCCGCCGGGTCACCTTCCGGATGCCTTTATAGGCCCCGCCCGGATCCTCGATCGTTCGGGATGGGGGATCGCTCGAGGTGTGGTCGCGGCGGCCGGCTTTCAGACCCACCCTATGAAAGCCCCTTGCGTCATGGCCCCTTCGAGGGTGCCGAGAGCGCCCATCGTCGTTTTTCGTGGCTTGCGCTCGTTGCGGGCGACCAGCGCCATAAGTCGTGGCTGCTTCATAGACCGGGATCGGGGGAATCGGGGGTCCTTGAAAATCCCGACAGCCAAGCCTCGTGTTGTCCCGCAAAGTCGCAAGAACACCAGAGTGTCCGATATTATAGGCGTGCGCTGATGCGTCTCGGCCGTCCACGGTTTGTTCTTGTCCCATCATTTCGTTTGTCCCATGCTGCGGTCGATGGATTGGCCGGTCCGCCATGTCGCGATGCTTGGGGACCCGTCGAACTGCAGCGTACGATCATGACGGTATCGGCAGGACGCAGGTGAACCGGGGACCATCCCATCCGGCCAGAGGGCGTACGCCCGTATGGGCATGCGGGGCGGTAGCGGTCGGGTGGCTACGGGTCCTGGACTGCATTACCGCTTCGTGGCGCGCATCCAAACCGTTTCCAGCCACCTCTTAGCGGCCGATAGGTCCTGTCGGGGACGTCGGAGGAGCGGAGATGATATACATCAAGAATGTGCCGGTATGGGAGCGGGCCGTGCGTCTGGGCGTGGGCGGCGGACTGGCGATCTATGGGCTTACGGAGGTCGGCGGGCTTTGGGGTGTGGGTATGCTGGTGGGGGCGCTGGGGCTCGCGCTGACCGGAGTGTTGGGATTTTGTCCGGCCTGTGCCCTCGCCGGTCGCCGATTGGAGCGGCGTGGTGTGAGTGAATCGAGGCCGAGGGTGCCATGATTGATACACGGATACTGGCGCCGGTAATCGTGGCCGCTCAGGAGGGTGACGCCGCGGCGCTCGATCAACTGCTGCGCGCCTGCCATCCGGATGTACGGCGTTATGCCTATCGGCATTGCCTTATCAGCGATGTCGATGACGCCGTGCAGGAAGCGCTTCTCGTCCTCTCTCGCCGCCTGCGCTCGTTACGTGCGGTGGCGGCGTTTCCCGGGTGGTTGTTTACCATTGTACGGCGGGAATGCCGGCGCCTGGAGCGGCATGTTTTCGGGCTCGATGTCTTCGATGAGGCGCGCATGGAAGAGTGGTTGGCCACGTGCCCCGACGAGGCGTTGCGCGTTGATCTGGTCTGCGCCCTCGAATCGTTGCCCGCCCATTACCGCGAGGTGGTCCTTTTGCGGGACTTTGCGGGGCTCACCATTGGGGCGTTGGCGACGCGCCTTGCCTTGAGCCCGGCGGCTGTGAAGAGCCGGCTCCATCGCGCACGCGAGCTTGTGCGGGAGTATCTGATCGCCTGATGGCTGAGGTAATGGGATGGTC
The DNA window shown above is from Acidiferrobacter sp. SPIII_3 and carries:
- a CDS encoding type II secretion system protein N; the protein is MSWQALGGRLLAAAAKPRTAKVVNGVAIVGLAAVLAHWTWGALSSPVRAASAPVTRAQSAPPPLRVLLKSHLFGQSPATSLAAIPVSHLALTLSGLVAGHPGVALIAGPSGKVHPYLVGTSVSPGVVLAAVTADRAILRQNGRLESLLLYSRKPEVPPASATPSTPAAPTPAAARPHPSGSAPAVTVPVKPSVVAAFASVSNATLKSWLVPGPEGGVLVKGAPAQTFASLGLRQGDVIEEVNGQPVNSLGAAVSAYIAGAKSGDVTVDVARDGHMKVFQYTMQAP
- the gspG gene encoding type II secretion system major pseudopilin GspG: MPKSQRSRGFTLIEVMVVMVIIGILAAVIVPKIMNRPNQARIVAAKNDIRSIVSALKLYRLDNGQYPTQQQGLKALVQKPTSGPAAPDWRTGGYLPRLPVDPWGRPYQYLNPGIHGRVDVFSYGPHGKGHGMKDVIGSWQL
- a CDS encoding GspH/FimT family pseudopilin, yielding MAALGGRRGFTLFEVLVILALIGIMLGVVAPRLGRDVGVSARREGLRLVALLQAARTQAIVTGRPYRVDFTTHGYDFQRLNDHGHFMAVKGALFRARRLPSGAVIKGLGKRRAVLFTPSGLGRTFHCEIVTRHGRFLVSGNDDGHVKGLARS
- the gspE gene encoding type II secretion system ATPase GspE, whose amino-acid sequence is MVEMIERPLDKEWVGKLPYHFAKRYGVMSVGLVGEEVEVWQRAQVPGAVLAELERVLRRPLKLNTVGEEVFLAALNTGYARDMSQAQQIMGDLDDKLDLAELAQHLPKTQDLLESEGDAPVVRLINALLTQAVREQASDIHVEAFETRSLVRFRVDGVLRDVIEPQKAAHGVLVSRIKIMSRLDIAEKRLPQDGRITLRLAGRPIDVRVSTVPTAHGERVVMRLLDKQAGRLNLGALGMPDDTLAILRGLINEPHGIFLVTGPTGSGKTTTLYSALGELNTRTSNIMTVEDPVEYELDGVGQIQVNPKIDLTFARALRSILRQDPDIVMIGEIRDLETAQIAVQASLTGHLVLATLHTNDAVGAVTRLVDMGIEPFLVASTLLGVLAQRLVRTLCGTCHGQAQGAAKTCPACGSTGFQGRTGLYELLTVDDSLKALIHDRAAEARLREVALSRGLRTLHQDGLRVVAEGRTTTEEVMRVSRD
- the gspF gene encoding type II secretion system inner membrane protein GspF is translated as MAAFEYEALDSEGRAVKGVMEGDAERRVRGLLREKGFIPVKIAPIGKERSERRAFRWQGGLKAAELALITRQFATLVRAGLPIEESLHALTEQSESARARKILAAVRTKVREGQPLAQALGDFPGSFPPLYRHLVEAGEQSGKLPVILERLADYTEQRQALTQKVWVAFLYPALVSIVAVAIVGGLLVYVVPQIAQVFVDSGAPLPWATRTLIAISHIAKEGGVLWPAGGLAVLLVGRWLLRKRERRVAWQRFLLRVPLLGRLIRSLNAARLASTLGILTSSGIPLLAALDTALHVVTNLPMQMAVEEAKRQVREGGSLGRSLGRAKLFPPLVIHLVSSGEASGSLDTMLARAAEAQTRELEGFVTALTSLIEPVLILVMGGMVLFIVLAILLPIFDMNQLIK
- the gspI gene encoding type II secretion system minor pseudopilin GspI, producing the protein MSKAWRAARCEGFTLIEVLVALFILAIALAAVMRNLTGAITTTGALRDRTLALWVAENRLTRVEAIVHWPPLGRRHTKAREDGRRFRVVTKVVTTPLPEIRRVRITVRRVRRPQVLMRLVGFVRKP
- the gspD gene encoding type II secretion system secretin GspD, with the protein product MGIVLTLLLASLQSPAQAANEHAGPSPEHPVVGARTTLATTPPSHPVLSPGTAPAMARSGSTVVSTSRRIPPGEMLFNFNNANIRAVIRTVAELTGKNFLVDPRVQGKVTIISTTPVSVKAAYQIFVSALKAQGFTAVAGPGGVVKVLPQANARQAAPVSGYWPHGGDQLVTQIIPIEEGQAAQVMPLLRPLMSSAGILSVYAPTNTLIVTDDADNIRRLLRIVYGIEAEMRAPIAIVPVRYASAVDIANLLVRLGEAQLPNAAGMPSGNYSPVYIVPDTRTNSLLVRTASAKKLRFIEALVRRLDARGASGGTTHVVYLRNARATKIAKILRGLLQGEAKGAGKRPSGPVMPVSMPGGPPGAPMVRNRVSARAIKASLVQADPSINALIINAPNAVYDSLRGVIAKLDIRRAQVFVKALIAEVTVDNTAELGVQWAGAAPAGSGAVGGVTNFPLTGSGIVSTAASPSNLANDAGLALGFISGTVKLAGGQTVVGLSAFARALQSVSGVNVLSTPDLLTLDNTEAKIMVGQNVPFITGSYSTAGTVGTVGVNPFQTVERKNVGLTLKIKPQITAGNNIKMQIYENVSSIAPSLSGAIDLITNKRELKTTVIVANGKTIVLGGLISDEVENNWQGVPLLDDIPWIGNLFRYRQRVKKKTNLMVFLKPVIVRNSEQSEGFTASRYAMMQAEEDAVRFSRSVILPNYHQPHLAPLKEHRAGTGMHPTHKKATPAGAAHG